A genomic segment from Clostridia bacterium encodes:
- a CDS encoding putative baseplate assembly protein, with product MPDKLPVLDNRILKDIMKDLYDMTKVHIPEWNPPPEGDAGAMLHRIYARLLEITLERLNKVPEKNLIAFLSTMGVNLLPASPAVVPLTFELMPGTEYALIPEGTMAGTEQVIFETEEDITAISSKIIKAFTINPFWESYSDITGIFGRGDSFGFSPFEGKHLLSYAMLFGHAMLLDYNKAKVEIKFKWKSQEISRQEFTKILERFKWRFIREENTVDLKVKASDITASDGIKKAGVVFENTAPPEMTAVKGPGICGSMENRWISMTMNTAHMDKRLLNDLMFTSVELVVSSQRIPPDTAFFNTAPVDITKDFYPFGEAPKTGDVFYLSCKEAFSKSQKNANCTIDLDFEIEASAGKIKWEYCSSSGWKELVPLSDSGQDFTGQRTVTFSTPSDIKKIRVPVEGMANYYYYVRASIADKELFPAPAFECISVQVKDPAANSSNNYLPLVFTSDSPVDDIVSGDFKLNGSLEYVDKSCAFPFGTDAKIGKTAYFALLEETKGGWKLEFSFSPKPKSEILWEYCKGKGMWEPLNVSDGTAVFTKKGMVNFKLPCDIQQEEICGQSNYWVRARIIRGNFGKPAEYIPVKSDDPSRGYRIATDSGKYIPPFIKSIRINYTSTVFPSVLSQSGFIYSDRTELNSNETFYTPADSVKNVKPYKYADARPSLYLGFDRFIQGQPVTIYASARPTCFSNSAENESITSDRTDENNRIGWEYFNGKEWKTLSVTDTTDNMKRSGIVKFLMPYDASPFSKFHAEEELYWIRAVSALDNPLDAQVLTGIYLNTVPALHGITKQEETLGSSNGQPGQIMRLTSVPVLEGIQVFVREYEPPSDNELCEIEQEEGRQSVILKVNPVTKEAETWVRWHEVSNFLMSNPKSRHYTFDYTKGTITFGDGKRGLIPPYGSNNITASYRTGGGTAGNIKKGSAIKVKSSIPGVSGVINPMDAEGGSEPETLDMARVRGPQVLKSRNYAVTSGDIEWLARQAAGTRIARTKCLTNINRQLCFEPGCVTLIAVPQVSDDKPLPGPGLIRRIEDYLKDRLSANMKTWLNVIGPGYIKVAVYLEVAPVDIDDAQTVKNRVITALKSFFNPLRGGPDCSGWEFGRDVYLSEICRVIESIEGVDHVNLDTMDIRPNIAQKYIEIGDDFDFINFIGMEIHKGTPVAVNIPDTGCPRKLAVTAQSVFITSDLKGLYVKGFKEGDKITRILDIEVQEISVESKTIWIKPVTDMVGFPYGSSVTSADGTKRARLAQGILPESVTNTVLIEGENTSFFSDLKPGSILTLFYPFPMTVTDVSMNKETLVLGIEPYSSILDFPAGSVFSTMDNSVRLPLKQAVDANKNTGCIILENFLEGETMAVLSKYKQCEKIDFTVKGVHPVNDTVYLEENYLVYSGEHTVNIVDKAARGRSDV from the coding sequence ATGCCTGATAAATTACCTGTTTTGGATAACAGGATTTTAAAGGATATAATGAAAGATTTATATGATATGACAAAAGTCCATATCCCAGAGTGGAATCCCCCGCCGGAAGGAGATGCGGGAGCCATGCTTCACCGCATATATGCAAGGCTTTTGGAAATCACTCTGGAGCGTCTGAATAAAGTACCGGAAAAGAATTTGATTGCATTTTTAAGTACTATGGGGGTAAACCTTCTTCCCGCCTCACCGGCTGTTGTTCCACTCACATTTGAGCTTATGCCTGGAACAGAGTATGCTTTGATACCTGAAGGAACCATGGCAGGAACAGAGCAGGTGATATTTGAGACAGAGGAGGATATTACAGCAATATCTTCAAAAATAATTAAGGCTTTCACGATAAACCCTTTTTGGGAAAGCTACTCTGATATTACCGGGATTTTTGGCAGAGGGGACAGTTTTGGCTTTTCACCCTTTGAGGGTAAGCATCTTCTATCTTACGCCATGTTGTTTGGCCACGCTATGCTTTTAGACTATAACAAAGCTAAAGTGGAAATAAAATTCAAATGGAAGTCACAAGAGATTTCCAGGCAGGAATTCACTAAAATACTTGAAAGGTTTAAGTGGCGATTTATAAGGGAAGAAAATACGGTTGATTTGAAAGTGAAGGCGAGCGACATCACAGCCTCTGATGGTATAAAGAAAGCAGGAGTGGTATTTGAGAATACGGCTCCTCCAGAAATGACAGCAGTTAAAGGACCGGGTATATGTGGCAGTATGGAAAACCGATGGATATCCATGACTATGAATACAGCACATATGGACAAAAGACTTTTAAATGACCTGATGTTTACATCTGTGGAGCTAGTAGTAAGCAGCCAGAGAATACCGCCTGATACAGCGTTTTTCAATACAGCTCCGGTGGACATTACCAAGGACTTTTACCCTTTCGGAGAAGCTCCTAAAACCGGAGATGTCTTTTATTTGAGCTGTAAGGAGGCATTTTCCAAATCACAGAAAAATGCAAACTGTACTATTGATCTGGATTTTGAAATAGAAGCTTCTGCCGGTAAAATCAAGTGGGAATACTGCAGCAGCAGCGGATGGAAGGAGCTTGTACCTCTAAGTGATTCAGGCCAGGATTTTACCGGGCAAAGGACAGTAACCTTTTCAACACCTTCGGATATAAAGAAAATAAGAGTTCCTGTAGAAGGTATGGCAAATTACTACTATTATGTCCGGGCCAGCATAGCAGATAAAGAGCTTTTCCCTGCACCTGCTTTTGAATGTATTTCCGTTCAGGTGAAAGACCCTGCTGCGAATAGCAGTAATAATTATCTCCCCCTGGTGTTTACAAGTGACAGTCCCGTTGATGATATTGTCTCCGGTGATTTTAAGCTCAATGGATCGCTTGAGTATGTAGATAAAAGCTGTGCTTTCCCTTTTGGAACAGACGCAAAGATTGGTAAAACTGCGTATTTTGCACTGTTGGAAGAAACAAAAGGGGGATGGAAGCTTGAATTTTCTTTTAGTCCGAAACCGAAGTCTGAAATACTTTGGGAATATTGCAAAGGGAAGGGAATGTGGGAGCCGCTGAACGTCTCTGATGGAACTGCGGTTTTCACAAAAAAAGGAATGGTTAATTTTAAACTTCCTTGCGACATTCAGCAGGAGGAAATATGCGGGCAGAGCAATTACTGGGTTCGTGCCCGGATCATCCGTGGAAATTTCGGGAAGCCTGCAGAATACATTCCTGTAAAAAGTGATGACCCATCCAGGGGATACAGGATTGCTACCGACTCAGGCAAATACATACCTCCATTTATTAAGAGTATTCGTATAAACTATACCTCCACTGTTTTTCCTTCAGTATTATCTCAAAGCGGATTCATATACAGTGATAGGACTGAACTCAACAGTAATGAAACGTTTTATACTCCTGCCGATTCTGTAAAAAATGTCAAACCGTACAAATATGCCGATGCCAGACCTTCTTTGTACCTTGGTTTCGACAGGTTTATTCAGGGACAACCTGTGACTATATATGCTTCAGCAAGGCCTACATGCTTTTCAAACAGTGCAGAGAATGAAAGTATCACATCTGACCGGACGGATGAAAATAACCGTATAGGCTGGGAGTATTTTAACGGCAAGGAGTGGAAAACACTTTCAGTAACCGATACTACAGACAATATGAAGAGGTCGGGAATCGTAAAATTTCTTATGCCCTATGATGCTTCTCCATTTTCAAAATTCCATGCAGAGGAAGAACTCTATTGGATACGTGCTGTATCCGCATTGGATAATCCGCTTGACGCGCAAGTACTGACAGGTATATATCTTAACACCGTGCCTGCACTGCATGGGATAACAAAACAGGAGGAAACCCTCGGATCAAGCAATGGCCAGCCCGGGCAGATAATGCGATTAACTTCTGTTCCGGTATTGGAAGGAATACAGGTGTTTGTCAGGGAGTATGAGCCGCCGTCTGATAATGAATTGTGTGAGATAGAGCAGGAGGAAGGCAGGCAATCAGTTATTTTAAAGGTAAATCCCGTGACGAAGGAAGCTGAGACATGGGTGCGCTGGCATGAGGTTTCCAACTTCCTAATGTCAAACCCCAAAAGCCGGCATTATACATTTGACTATACAAAAGGCACTATCACCTTCGGAGACGGTAAACGGGGACTTATTCCTCCTTATGGATCAAACAATATAACAGCAAGCTACAGGACAGGCGGCGGAACTGCGGGAAATATCAAAAAAGGGTCTGCAATAAAGGTGAAATCTTCTATTCCGGGCGTTTCAGGAGTAATCAATCCTATGGATGCCGAAGGTGGATCTGAGCCCGAAACACTTGATATGGCAAGAGTACGTGGGCCACAAGTACTAAAAAGCAGAAATTATGCAGTTACATCCGGTGATATCGAGTGGCTGGCACGGCAGGCCGCCGGAACACGCATCGCACGTACAAAATGTCTGACCAATATTAACCGGCAGTTATGTTTTGAACCTGGCTGTGTGACACTTATAGCAGTTCCACAGGTGTCTGATGACAAGCCTTTGCCCGGACCTGGACTTATAAGGCGGATAGAGGACTATTTGAAAGACCGTTTATCGGCAAATATGAAAACATGGCTAAATGTGATAGGGCCCGGATACATAAAAGTTGCCGTGTATTTGGAAGTTGCTCCGGTTGACATAGACGATGCTCAAACCGTTAAGAACCGAGTAATAACCGCTTTGAAAAGCTTTTTCAATCCTTTGCGGGGGGGACCTGATTGTAGTGGATGGGAATTCGGAAGGGACGTATACCTTTCAGAAATATGCAGAGTTATAGAGAGTATCGAGGGTGTGGACCATGTTAATCTGGATACTATGGATATCCGTCCGAATATTGCCCAGAAGTATATAGAAATTGGAGACGACTTTGACTTTATTAATTTCATTGGAATGGAAATTCACAAGGGAACACCGGTCGCCGTAAACATCCCGGATACGGGGTGTCCCCGGAAGTTGGCAGTCACTGCACAATCCGTGTTTATAACTTCAGATTTAAAGGGTTTGTATGTAAAAGGTTTTAAAGAGGGAGATAAAATTACAAGAATACTTGACATAGAGGTACAAGAAATTTCTGTAGAGAGCAAAACTATATGGATTAAGCCGGTGACCGATATGGTGGGATTTCCTTACGGCAGTTCTGTGACATCTGCCGATGGTACAAAAAGAGCAAGACTGGCCCAGGGAATATTACCGGAAAGTGTGACAAATACGGTTTTGATAGAGGGGGAAAACACTTCATTTTTCAGTGATCTGAAGCCTGGCAGCATACTTACCCTCTTCTATCCGTTTCCCATGACTGTAACTGATGTATCTATGAATAAAGAGACTTTGGTTTTAGGTATAGAGCCTTATAGCAGCATACTGGATTTTCCTGCTGGGAGTGTTTTTTCTACTATGGACAATTCAGTGAGATTGCCGCTGAAGCAAGCTGTAGATGCAAATAAAAATACTGGTTGTATTATACTGGAAAACTTTCTGGAAGGTGAAACCATGGCTGTATTAAGTAAGTATAAGCAATGTGAGAAAATAGACTTTACGGTAAAGGGTGTCCACCCGGTCAATGATACGGTTTATCTTGAGGAGAATTATCTTGTTTATTCCGGTGAGCATACGGTAAATATTGTGGATAAAGCAGCTAGGGGAAGGAGTGATGTGTAA